CTTCGCCCGATCTACATCTCTTCGTCCACAACTCGCCGGGCGAGCAGCAGGAGGCGCCGCAGCAGGCGCCCTACCCCCGCTCCGAACTCGACGGCCTGTTCGAGGCGCTTACCGGCGGGGTCGCGTCGGGGACCCCGTGCGCCCTGGCCGACGTCCGGTACAGTAACGGCGCGGATTGTACCTGCGTCGCCCGTCTGCTCGAAGCACCGCGGGCCTCGGGCGTTTGCGCCTACGGCGGGTGGAACACGATGAGCAACACCCTCGGAATGGTGCTCGCCCAGGCCCTCATCTCCGTGGGGGGCGGCGAGCGGGCCAACCGCGATTTTACGATCCTGCGCTTCCTCGACGACTGGGGGTATCAGGCCGTCGTGCGGCAGCGTCTCCTGCAGGAGGTCCTGCCGCGCTACTCGCGCGCAGGGTACCCGGACAGCGGGCCGGCCTACGACGCGTGCGCGGAGGCCGCGCGCGCGTGGCTCCAGGAGACCTGCGTGCCGCCGATCGCCCGCTCGTTCGCGGTGCCGATCGTCATCGACCGCGTCGGATTCCCGTGGAAACGGCTCTTCCACGCCGCCCTCGACATGCGGGTCGGATGACGGAGGGCATCCACCTGCGGCCGTTCGACGCCGGCCGGATCGGCGAGATCGTCCGACTCTGGAACGCCGCGGCCGGTGCCGCCTTCCCGCTCAGGGAGGCGCTCCTTCGGCAGAACACCGTGCTCGATCCACACTTCGACCCCGAGGGGGCATCGCTCGCCTGCGCCGCGTCGACGGACCGCGTCGTCGGATGCTGCATCGCCAAGATTGCGCGGGAGCCGCTCGGGGCCGACGGCCTGGCGGCCGACCGGGGATGGCTCAGTCTCGTCGCCGTCGACCCGCAGCACCGGCGGCGCGGAATCGGGAGGTCGCTCGTCGGCGCCGCGGAGGCATTTCTCCGCACCAGGCACCGGGCGAAGGCGGTCCTGGGGTCCGATCCGGCGCACTTCTTTCCCGGCGTCCCGGACGCCACGGACGCGGGCGGGTTTTTCGAAGCGTGCGGCTATCGTTTTCGGGGCGAGGCCTACGATCTGCACCGATTCCTAAGGGACTATCGCACTCCGGAAGCGGTGACGGCCCTCTTGGCACAGCACCACGACATCGAAATCCGGCCGCTCGCCCCCGGCGACCGGCCCGCGCTGCTCGCGTTCCTCACCGCGGCGTTTCCGGGGCGCTGGCGGTACACGATCGAACGGTTTCTGGCCCGCGGAGGACCCATCGGCGACGTGATGGGCGTCACGCGGGACGGGACGATCCGCGGATTCGCGCTGCTCTTTCACCCGCAGTCGCGCTGGATTGGGCCGAGCATCGCCTGGGCCTCCTATCCCGCGGCGGCGGCCGGAGGTCTCGGACCCATGGGCTTGTCCCCCGAAATCCGCGGCCGCGGCCTTGGCCTTGCCCTCCTCGATCGGGCTATGGTTCATCTCGCCGGGCTCGGCGTCGATGAGATGGTGATCGACTGGACGATTCTGCTCGACTTCTACGGAAAACTCGGCTTCGCGCCGCACCGGCGCTACCGTCACGGCGAGCGGCTGCTATGATGCCGGGCTCGGTCACGCCGCCGTCGGATCTCATCGGCCAGCTGTTCATGGTGGACTTCACCGGCCTCGAACCGTCGCCGGACGTGGACCGTCTGATCCGGGACGGCGCCGGCGGCATCGTGCTGTTCGATAAGAACATCGCCGAGCCGGTCCAGATCGCGGCCTTGACCAACGCGCTCCAACGCATCGCGGCAGACGCCGGGCAGCCGCCGCTCCTGATCAGCATGGACCAGGAGGGCGGTCCGGTCGTGCGCCTGCGCGCCGGCGCCACCCACTTCCCGAGCGCGATGGCGTTCGGCGCTGCCGGCAGCGAGGCCCTGGTGGCCTCCGCGGCCGGCATCACCGCGCGGGAGCTGCGCGCGGTCGGCGTGCCGATGAATTTTGCGCCCGTGCTCGACGTCAACACGAATCCGCGGAATCCTGTCATCGGCGTGCGGTCGTACGGCGAAGACCCGGACCGCGTCGGCCGGCTTGGCGCCGCAGCGGTCCGGGCAATGCAGGTCTCGGGCGTCGCGGCGACCGTCAAGCACTTTCCCGGACATGGGGACACGGCCGTCGACTCGCACGTCCGATTGCCCACCGTGAAGCACGACTTCCGGCGGCTGGACAGGGTCGAGCTCGCCCCCTACCGGGCCGCCATCGCCGCGGGGTGCGCCGCGGTCATGACGGCGCACATCATCTTCCGGGCCCTCGATCCCGATCGCCCGGCCACCGTCTCCCCCGCCGTGCTCGGGTTCCTGCGCGAGCGCCTGGGTTTTGGCGGGGTGATCGTGACGGACTCGATGGCCATGGACGCGATCAGGGGGTACGCGCGGCCCGGCGAGGCCGCGGTGCAGGCCGTGCTGGCCGGCGCCGACATCGTGCTCGCGTGCGGGGCGCTCGACGCACAGCGGGAGGCCCTCGCCGCGGTGCGCGAGGCGGTGGCGAGCGGCCGCATTCCGCCGACCAGGATCGCGGACGCCGTCGCGCGGGTGGACGCGCTGAAGCGGCGGGTCAAACTGGCCGAGCGGGCGACCGTACGGGTCGAAGACGTTGCGCGCCGGGTCGGCGTGCCGGCCCACCTCATCGTCGCCGACCGGGTGGCCGAAGCCGCCGTGACCCTGGTCCGCGATCCCGGCGCGTTGCTCCCGTTGTGCTCCGGGCCGGTGGCAGTCGTCGACGGAGCGGCAGGTGACGGCACCGCGGGTCGGCTGGCCGAGGCGCTGCGGGCGGCGGGGCGTGAGGCGGTCTGCGTGCCGCTGGTGGCCGGGCAGGCGCCCGGCGACGGGGTCCTCGTCCTCCCGGTCGGGCACGCGCGGCGCGACACGGCAGAGACGCGCACGACTGCCGCGCGCGTCGCACAGGCCGCGGCGGAGACCGGTCCGCTCGTCGTCATCGCGACCGGCGCCCCGTATGTCCTCGCGGACGTGCCGCCGCAGGCGACGTGTCTTGCGGTCTACGGCGACGACCCGGCCTCGCTGCGCGCCGGGGCGCGCGCGCTCGCCGGCCTCGTCACGGCACAGGGAGTGCTGCCGGTCTCCCTTCCGGAGCCCGGCTCATCTGTCCCCTAGTTGCTGTTAGGCAAGCTTCGAGCCACGGTATAACCTGAGCAGCCGTTCAGTACAGCACGTCCGGGACCGTGGTGATGCACCATGCCGAATCCTCCGCGCCATCCTGCTCCATCCGAGATCAGCCAGTCCGGCGCACCGCCTGACGCCGGCGCGTCGGCGTCAGGCACGCCTCCGGATCAGGCTGGCGTGCGGCGCGAGGCACCGTGGATGCGCCGCCGCTGGCTCTTCCTCGGCGTCCTCGTCGGCGTGGCGGCGGCGGCAATATACGCGGTGCACTACTTCAGCTACGCCGCGACCCACCCGAATACCGACGATGCGTCGGTGGGCGGCGACACCGTCGCCATCAACGCCAAGATTTCCGCGCGCGTGACCCAGGTGCTGGCGAACGGCGATCAGCACGTACGGCGGGGAGACCTGTTGGTCACGCTGCTCCCATCGGACGCGCGCGTGCAGGCCGACCAGGCGGCGGCCGCGGCGGCGCAGGCGATCGCCGCCGAGGGTCAGGTCCGCGCCGCGGAGGGTAACGTGGCGGCTGCGGACGCCGCGCTCACCAAGGCGCGTCGGGATCTTGCCCGTCAGCAGACTCTGTATCGCGCCGGGGCCGTCGCGGCGATGGATCTTGACGCGGCGACGGCCGCCCAGGACACCGCGGCCGCGCAGTATCGGGCGGCACAGGGGCAACTGGCTGCCGCGATCGATCAACAGCGGGCCGCCGCGTCGCAGGCGCAGGCGCAGCGCATTTCCGCGGCCGAGGAAGCGCGGGAGACCCGGATCGTCGCGCCGGCCGACGGCGCGATCGCAGACCAGGTGCCTGTTCAGGTGGGACAGGTCGTGCAGCCCGGCCAAACGCTCATGACGCTGGTCCCCTTCTCTCCCCGCTGGATCGACGCCAACTTCAAGGAGACGCAACTGCGGTACGTTCGGGTGGGGCAGCCTGCGCTGGTCCACGTCGATTTGCTCAATCAAACCTTCCACGGGCACGTCGAGCGACTCGGGCCCGCGACCGGCGCGGCGTTATCCCTCCTCCCGCCCGAAAACGCGACCGGCAACTACACGAAGGTCGTACAGCGCGTGCCGGTCCGGGTCGCGCTGGATGATCCCGCCGGCCGCGCGCTGCAGGTGGGGCTGTCGGTCGAGGTGACGATCGACACAACGCAGCCCGGACGGACGGCCCAGGCCGCTCCCTAAAGGTCCCGATCGTGACATCTTCGGCCGCTCCGGCGATCACCGCGGCCCCCGACGGAGGCACGCGGAACAAATGGCTGGTCACCGCCGCCGTGACCGTCGGGACGCTGATGGGGACGGTGGACACGTCGATCGTCAACGTGGCCCTTCCCAACATCCAGGCGAACTACGGCGTGACGATCACCGAAGTCGCGTGGATCTCGACCGGCTACCTGATCGCGCTCGCCATCGTGCTGCCGCTCACCGGTTGGCTGTCGTCGGTCTTTGGGCGCAAGCGGCTCTACCAGACCTGCCTGCTCGTCTTCATCGGCGCCTCGGCGCTGGCCGGCCTGGCCCCGTCGCTGCCGTTCCTGATCGCGGCGCGCGTGCTGCAGGGGCTCGGCGCCGGCGTCCTCAGCCCGACGGAGCAGACAATCCTGCGCGAAACGTTTCCCCCCGAGGAGCAAGGTCTGGCGACCGGCCTCTACGCGCTCGTGGTCGTGCTGGGGCCGACGATCGGGCCGCTCATCGGCGGGGCGATCACCGACAACTACACTTGGCGCTGGATCTTCTTCATCAACCTGCCGGTCGGCATCATCGGGTCGCTCATGGTGGCGGCGTTCGTCCCGGACCCCGCTCACGCGAGAGCCCGGCCGACCACGGTCGATGCCGTCGGCATCGGCCTCGTCAGCGTGGGCCTGGCCGGCCTGCTGGTCGTCCTCGAACAGGGCAACGAGTGGGGGTGGTTCGATTCTCCGCTCGTGTGGGGGATCGGCCTCACGGCGATCTCGTGCCTCGTGCTCTTCGTGCTGTGGGAGCTCCTCGGGACCGACACCCCCGCGGTCGATCTCCGCGTGCTCGCCCATCCGCCGTTTGCCGCGGCCTGGGCCGGCGTGTCCCTCATGGCGTTCGGACTCATCGGGGCCTTGCTGCTCCAATCGTTGTTCCTGCAGGAGGTGCTGGGGTATACCGCCACGCAGACGGGGTGGGCGTTTCTGCCGCGCGGACTCATCACCATGTGCATGAGTCCGCTGGCCGGCCTCCTCATGCCCCGTGTCGGCCCGCGCGCGATGGCCACGGTCGGCGTCGCGTCCGTCACGACCGGCGTGTTTCTCATGTCGCGGTGGACGCTGGACACGGGCCCGCCACAGATCCTCCTCGCCTTGATGGTCAATGGCTTCGGTCTGTCGCTGCTGTTCCTTCCGCTGTTCACGTCGGGGCTGGCGACGTTGGACCGCCGCCGGCTCACCGGGGCGGCCGGTCTGCTCAGTCTTCAACTCCAACTCGGCTCGGCATTTGGCACCGCGGTGCTCGCCACGATGCTCCAAGACGGCATGCAGCGCTACCACGCCCTGCTCGCCGTCCACACCGCCCCGACGGATCCTCAGTTCACATCGCGGCTCCAACAACTCCAGGCACTCGCGGCCGGCCGGGGCGGCGATCCGGTCGCGGCCCAGCACCAGGCGGCCGCCATTATCAACGGAATGATCAGCCAGCAGGCCTCGGTGCTCGCGTTCGAGCATGCCTTTCAGGTCGTGCTGGTGGGGGTGCTCGCGATGGCGATCTGCATCCCGTTTTTCCGCGTGCCGTCGGGGCGCCGCGCGGCGCCGATGCATTAGTCGCCGAGCCGAGCGACCCTCCGACGCAGCCGCTCCATCGGGCCGGATAGGCCGAGCCGTCCCGCCAACGCAAGAGCCTCCGCGGCCGCGCGCCGCGCACCGGTCCGATCACCGGCGCGCGCCCTCGCCTTCCCGGCTTCTTCGAGCACGTGCATGCGATACCGATCCGGCGCCGGCCACGCCGCCGCCTCGGCTTCCCATCGCGCGTGCCGCCGCGTCTCGTCTCCGAGCAGGCGGTACGCGCGGGCCAGGCGCTGCAGCGCCCGCCAGCGATCAGCAGGATCGGCCGCGGCGTCTACGGCGCGCTCGAGGCACGCCGCCGCCCTGGGGTGCTCGCC
The DNA window shown above is from bacterium and carries:
- a CDS encoding GNAT family N-acetyltransferase, with the protein product MTEGIHLRPFDAGRIGEIVRLWNAAAGAAFPLREALLRQNTVLDPHFDPEGASLACAASTDRVVGCCIAKIAREPLGADGLAADRGWLSLVAVDPQHRRRGIGRSLVGAAEAFLRTRHRAKAVLGSDPAHFFPGVPDATDAGGFFEACGYRFRGEAYDLHRFLRDYRTPEAVTALLAQHHDIEIRPLAPGDRPALLAFLTAAFPGRWRYTIERFLARGGPIGDVMGVTRDGTIRGFALLFHPQSRWIGPSIAWASYPAAAAGGLGPMGLSPEIRGRGLGLALLDRAMVHLAGLGVDEMVIDWTILLDFYGKLGFAPHRRYRHGERLL
- the nagZ gene encoding beta-N-acetylhexosaminidase, coding for MMPGSVTPPSDLIGQLFMVDFTGLEPSPDVDRLIRDGAGGIVLFDKNIAEPVQIAALTNALQRIAADAGQPPLLISMDQEGGPVVRLRAGATHFPSAMAFGAAGSEALVASAAGITARELRAVGVPMNFAPVLDVNTNPRNPVIGVRSYGEDPDRVGRLGAAAVRAMQVSGVAATVKHFPGHGDTAVDSHVRLPTVKHDFRRLDRVELAPYRAAIAAGCAAVMTAHIIFRALDPDRPATVSPAVLGFLRERLGFGGVIVTDSMAMDAIRGYARPGEAAVQAVLAGADIVLACGALDAQREALAAVREAVASGRIPPTRIADAVARVDALKRRVKLAERATVRVEDVARRVGVPAHLIVADRVAEAAVTLVRDPGALLPLCSGPVAVVDGAAGDGTAGRLAEALRAAGREAVCVPLVAGQAPGDGVLVLPVGHARRDTAETRTTAARVAQAAAETGPLVVIATGAPYVLADVPPQATCLAVYGDDPASLRAGARALAGLVTAQGVLPVSLPEPGSSVP
- a CDS encoding HlyD family secretion protein, which translates into the protein MRRRWLFLGVLVGVAAAAIYAVHYFSYAATHPNTDDASVGGDTVAINAKISARVTQVLANGDQHVRRGDLLVTLLPSDARVQADQAAAAAAQAIAAEGQVRAAEGNVAAADAALTKARRDLARQQTLYRAGAVAAMDLDAATAAQDTAAAQYRAAQGQLAAAIDQQRAAASQAQAQRISAAEEARETRIVAPADGAIADQVPVQVGQVVQPGQTLMTLVPFSPRWIDANFKETQLRYVRVGQPALVHVDLLNQTFHGHVERLGPATGAALSLLPPENATGNYTKVVQRVPVRVALDDPAGRALQVGLSVEVTIDTTQPGRTAQAAP
- a CDS encoding DHA2 family efflux MFS transporter permease subunit: MTSSAAPAITAAPDGGTRNKWLVTAAVTVGTLMGTVDTSIVNVALPNIQANYGVTITEVAWISTGYLIALAIVLPLTGWLSSVFGRKRLYQTCLLVFIGASALAGLAPSLPFLIAARVLQGLGAGVLSPTEQTILRETFPPEEQGLATGLYALVVVLGPTIGPLIGGAITDNYTWRWIFFINLPVGIIGSLMVAAFVPDPAHARARPTTVDAVGIGLVSVGLAGLLVVLEQGNEWGWFDSPLVWGIGLTAISCLVLFVLWELLGTDTPAVDLRVLAHPPFAAAWAGVSLMAFGLIGALLLQSLFLQEVLGYTATQTGWAFLPRGLITMCMSPLAGLLMPRVGPRAMATVGVASVTTGVFLMSRWTLDTGPPQILLALMVNGFGLSLLFLPLFTSGLATLDRRRLTGAAGLLSLQLQLGSAFGTAVLATMLQDGMQRYHALLAVHTAPTDPQFTSRLQQLQALAAGRGGDPVAAQHQAAAIINGMISQQASVLAFEHAFQVVLVGVLAMAICIPFFRVPSGRRAAPMH